In one window of uncultured Acetobacteroides sp. DNA:
- a CDS encoding CoA transferase subunit A, translated as MEKLITIAEAASKIKDGMTVMVGGFLSTGGPNRIIDALLESSVKDLTIICNDTAFPDKGLGKLIVNHQVKKVITSHIGTNPCTIDQMNAGELDIEFSPQGTLAERVRAGGAGLGGILTPTGIGTVVAEGKQVMQVDGKEYLLEKPLRADVALLGASISDRDGNLVYRGTMQNFNPLMAMAADMVIAETSELVETGDLKPEDVRTPSIFVDYIAI; from the coding sequence ATGGAGAAACTCATTACGATAGCCGAAGCCGCATCGAAAATTAAGGATGGAATGACTGTTATGGTTGGTGGATTTTTATCTACAGGAGGACCTAACCGAATTATAGACGCCCTCTTGGAATCGAGTGTAAAAGATCTTACGATAATTTGCAACGACACCGCTTTCCCCGACAAAGGGTTGGGCAAGCTAATAGTAAACCACCAGGTTAAGAAAGTCATCACTTCGCATATTGGGACTAACCCTTGCACCATCGACCAGATGAATGCTGGTGAACTCGACATCGAGTTTTCGCCACAAGGAACGTTAGCCGAGCGCGTTCGTGCAGGCGGAGCTGGGCTGGGCGGAATCCTTACCCCAACCGGAATTGGAACCGTAGTTGCCGAAGGCAAGCAGGTTATGCAGGTTGACGGGAAAGAGTACCTTCTTGAAAAGCCGCTAAGAGCCGACGTTGCCCTTCTGGGAGCCAGCATTAGCGACAGGGATGGCAACCTAGTGTACCGAGGCACCATGCAAAACTTCAACCCGCTGATGGCTATGGCTGCCGACATGGTAATTGCCGAAACCTCCGAATTGGTTGAAACAGGAGACCTAAAGCCGGAAGATGTAAGAACTCCGTCAATTTTTGTTGATTACATAGCAATATAA
- a CDS encoding PhzF family phenazine biosynthesis protein yields MQAYTLNAFSKSSQGGNPAGVILVADNLSDEEMQQIAAKVGLSETAFVSPSDKANFRVRFFTPVQEVDLCGHATIATFYLMHHLNIIKKGWYTQETNAGILRVEVGDRTVTMEQRPPIFYETIDKATVAKSLNISPNEFMEDLPIQIVSTGLKDIMVPVKSLEAINAIKPDFAEVAAISKMHGAIGYHIFTSETVNGNAAHCRNLAPLYGIDEEAATGSASGALAGYLYKYGMVAVPSKVTFEQGYTMKKPSEIVVELTRKPDGNILVMAGGSTCRIEQIKL; encoded by the coding sequence ATGCAAGCATACACGCTAAATGCCTTCAGTAAAAGTTCCCAAGGAGGCAATCCTGCCGGAGTTATTCTCGTAGCCGACAACCTTTCGGACGAAGAGATGCAGCAAATTGCTGCCAAGGTTGGGCTTTCGGAAACCGCATTTGTTTCGCCATCGGACAAGGCTAACTTTAGGGTTCGCTTCTTTACGCCGGTACAAGAGGTTGACCTATGCGGGCATGCCACCATTGCCACCTTCTACCTTATGCACCACCTCAACATCATCAAGAAGGGGTGGTACACGCAGGAAACTAACGCAGGAATCCTTCGGGTAGAAGTCGGCGATCGCACCGTTACCATGGAGCAAAGGCCCCCTATCTTTTATGAAACAATTGACAAGGCAACAGTAGCTAAGTCGCTTAACATCTCCCCCAATGAGTTTATGGAAGACCTGCCAATCCAGATAGTATCCACCGGACTAAAGGATATCATGGTACCGGTAAAATCGCTTGAGGCAATTAATGCCATAAAACCAGATTTTGCGGAAGTTGCCGCAATATCTAAAATGCACGGCGCGATCGGATACCATATCTTCACATCAGAAACCGTAAACGGGAACGCTGCCCACTGCCGCAACCTAGCCCCGCTCTACGGCATCGACGAGGAGGCGGCTACAGGATCGGCATCGGGGGCGCTTGCCGGCTACCTATATAAGTATGGTATGGTAGCGGTACCATCGAAGGTAACGTTCGAGCAAGGCTACACCATGAAAAAGCCTTCGGAGATTGTTGTCGAACTTACCCGTAAACCAGATGGCAACATCCTGGTTATGGCTGGTGGAAGCACATGCCGCATCGAGCAAATAAAGCTATAA
- the rmuC gene encoding DNA recombination protein RmuC, with product MNSILTVLTISNLALIALILFLLSRLKELHLSQNQQVQEIHKMEESMREEFRRNREEFSRLASEGRKEQTHSFSALTTAINQQLQYIARSNEERMEKMRFDNNTMLERMRETVDEKLNKTLEERLGQSFKMVSERLELVHKGLGEMHELANGVGDLKKVLTNVKTRGIFGEIQLSVILNQILTPSQFGQNVMVKEGSKEAVEFAIKLPGKSDDEVLWLPIDSKFPMDVYHNLVTAYETGSAAAIQESNRLLTKSIMVNAKTISEKYINPPYTADFAIMFLPVEGLFAEVVRNSTLVEQAYRDYKVIITGPTTVTALLNSFQLGFKTLAIEKRSNEVWKLLSAVKTEFTKFGDVLEKTKVKLNQASNELDSLVGVRTRAIQQKLKGIEQLSENDASTMID from the coding sequence ATGAACAGCATACTTACAGTACTGACAATCTCTAATCTCGCACTAATTGCGCTTATTCTTTTCCTGCTATCGAGGTTAAAAGAGTTACACCTTTCCCAAAACCAGCAGGTGCAAGAGATTCACAAAATGGAAGAATCGATGCGGGAAGAGTTTCGCCGCAACCGCGAAGAGTTTAGCCGACTTGCCAGCGAAGGGCGCAAGGAGCAAACTCATTCGTTTAGTGCATTAACAACAGCCATCAACCAGCAGCTGCAGTACATTGCAAGATCAAACGAGGAGCGAATGGAAAAGATGCGCTTCGACAATAACACTATGCTGGAGCGCATGCGCGAAACCGTTGACGAGAAGCTAAACAAAACGCTAGAGGAACGCCTTGGGCAATCATTTAAAATGGTAAGCGAAAGGCTTGAACTGGTGCATAAAGGACTTGGAGAAATGCATGAACTTGCTAATGGTGTTGGCGACTTAAAGAAGGTTCTCACCAACGTGAAGACCAGAGGCATTTTTGGAGAGATACAGCTAAGCGTAATACTCAACCAGATACTTACCCCATCGCAATTTGGACAAAATGTTATGGTAAAAGAAGGAAGCAAAGAGGCTGTAGAGTTTGCCATAAAGCTACCAGGCAAGTCGGACGATGAGGTGCTCTGGCTCCCCATCGACTCTAAGTTCCCCATGGATGTTTACCACAACCTTGTTACCGCCTACGAAACAGGAAGCGCTGCTGCAATTCAGGAGTCCAACCGCCTGCTAACAAAAAGCATAATGGTAAATGCCAAAACAATTTCCGAAAAGTACATCAACCCGCCATACACGGCAGACTTTGCCATTATGTTCCTCCCTGTAGAGGGGCTTTTTGCCGAGGTTGTTCGCAACAGCACACTTGTAGAGCAAGCATATCGCGACTACAAGGTGATAATTACCGGTCCGACTACCGTTACAGCATTGCTCAACAGCTTTCAACTTGGGTTTAAGACATTGGCTATCGAGAAGCGATCGAACGAGGTTTGGAAGCTGCTGTCTGCCGTAAAGACTGAGTTCACCAAGTTTGGCGATGTTTTAGAGAAAACGAAGGTAAAGCTGAACCAAGCATCAAACGAGCTAGATTCGCTTGTTGGCGTTCGCACCCGTGCCATCCAGCAAAAGCTTAAAGGCATCGAACAGCTAAGCGAAAACGATGCTTCCACAATGATTGACTAG
- a CDS encoding DUF4493 domain-containing protein gives MKLKLLSGIGLIVFLGCSKEDVKVAQQKGFVKISAQVDARVRLKAALAVDNYDVSITSKADAKFSYGKKVSAIGANPVELEVGEYTIKVNSPSVALPGFSVPLYGASQDFAITAGTTKNLSLVCKQTNAGIKVGYSDAFKKYCTDKSLSYSTSIEQAGSSLTYATSETRVGYFNSGTVNVTVNVGDKSSSSALTLAAQDLVNLSIDMTSEDPSKVVLTITGVDDVNTRDEKITISLKPNASTETLKLSEDFASITTGDNISSSGSAAVWAGDDIFISATKAYKAGGAIKLGIDGTEGSIVSKTLDLSANSGNVTVKVKVKGWEKVESSLLIMVDKIEKEVPYNAIMSGEFEEVTASFPKAGTSSSKITIKSSKKRLFIDDVKVYN, from the coding sequence ATGAAGTTGAAACTATTGTCAGGAATTGGACTTATAGTCTTTTTAGGATGTTCCAAAGAAGATGTTAAAGTAGCACAACAAAAGGGGTTTGTTAAGATTTCGGCGCAGGTGGATGCCCGGGTTCGTCTTAAGGCAGCCCTTGCTGTAGATAATTACGATGTTAGCATCACGAGTAAGGCGGATGCGAAGTTTTCCTATGGCAAAAAGGTATCGGCTATAGGAGCGAATCCTGTTGAACTTGAAGTGGGAGAGTATACCATTAAAGTGAATTCTCCTTCTGTAGCACTCCCTGGTTTTAGTGTGCCGCTTTATGGCGCTTCTCAGGACTTTGCTATTACAGCAGGAACTACAAAGAACTTAAGTCTTGTTTGTAAGCAAACCAATGCAGGCATTAAGGTAGGCTATAGTGATGCTTTTAAGAAGTACTGTACGGATAAATCGCTGTCCTACTCCACATCTATTGAGCAAGCAGGTAGCAGTCTTACCTATGCAACCTCTGAAACACGTGTTGGTTACTTCAATTCAGGGACTGTAAATGTGACAGTAAATGTTGGAGATAAAAGTTCCTCATCAGCATTGACACTCGCGGCACAGGATTTGGTAAATCTTTCAATAGACATGACTTCCGAAGATCCATCTAAGGTTGTTCTGACCATTACAGGTGTAGATGATGTGAATACTCGGGATGAAAAGATTACGATTTCGCTAAAACCTAATGCTAGCACAGAGACGTTAAAGTTGAGCGAAGATTTTGCCTCGATAACTACAGGTGACAACATAAGTTCTAGTGGTTCAGCAGCTGTATGGGCGGGTGATGATATTTTTATATCAGCTACAAAAGCCTATAAAGCTGGTGGTGCCATAAAATTAGGGATTGATGGAACAGAGGGGAGCATTGTCTCTAAAACGTTAGATCTTTCTGCAAATAGTGGTAACGTTACTGTAAAAGTAAAGGTGAAAGGATGGGAAAAGGTTGAATCATCTCTGTTGATAATGGTTGATAAAATAGAAAAGGAGGTCCCTTACAATGCTATAATGTCTGGAGAGTTTGAAGAGGTAACAGCTAGTTTTCCCAAAGCAGGAACTTCCTCGTCTAAAATTACCATAAAATCCTCAAAGAAACGGTTGTTTATAGATGATGTTAAGGTTTATAATTAG
- a CDS encoding DUF3575 domain-containing protein, with the protein MRRFILSLIILASASAYGQTYIKLNAPAVLVKAFNPSIETRLSNKWTFEFDMLMTFRNETNDKGPFRILMLQPEGRYYFNEINKGFFVGINTGYAMFRMTKPHWLFKEDYNSLHEYQMGWSVQAGVTLGYEWKIKDRWLIDAFVGGGRQWSNYYGFNFQTGEQYEKFNGSAEYMPYKGGINIGYRLGK; encoded by the coding sequence ATGCGACGTTTTATTCTATCGCTAATCATCTTGGCCTCTGCTAGCGCTTATGGGCAAACCTACATTAAGCTGAATGCTCCTGCAGTATTAGTAAAGGCATTTAATCCATCCATTGAAACTCGACTCTCCAATAAGTGGACTTTCGAGTTTGATATGCTTATGACCTTTAGAAACGAGACAAACGATAAGGGGCCATTTCGTATCCTTATGCTTCAACCCGAAGGTCGATACTACTTTAATGAGATTAACAAGGGCTTTTTCGTAGGTATTAATACCGGCTACGCCATGTTTAGAATGACTAAACCTCATTGGCTTTTTAAGGAGGATTATAATTCTCTTCATGAGTATCAGATGGGCTGGTCGGTACAGGCTGGTGTCACATTAGGCTATGAATGGAAAATTAAGGATAGGTGGCTAATCGACGCATTTGTAGGAGGCGGTCGTCAGTGGTCTAATTATTACGGATTTAATTTTCAGACTGGTGAACAGTATGAAAAATTCAATGGAAGTGCTGAGTATATGCCCTATAAAGGCGGGATAAATATTGGTTATAGGCTAGGGAAGTAG
- a CDS encoding SLBB domain-containing protein, producing the protein MMIVRRLSSLLLATIGLTLLSLSANSQNISPDMVEKARAVGVSQQQIDAAMKQQQGSTGSSVPVTKAVAPSSVDRNVKADSIYRTNEKMSSFVDDASKKKIVFGREIFSQKNLTFAPNMNLATPKNYRLGAGDELMINIYGASEDNIAQKISADGRVVIPNIGPVSLAGLTIEGAESKLRLTMSRIYSGLNGGGTHLTLSLRNIRSIKVNMVGEVVAPGTYTLPSLATLFNALYAAGGVNDIGSLRSIKVYRGSHMVGELDVYDYLLNGKFGSNVRLEDNDMVVVSPYDKLVTIEGNVKRPRIFEMKKGETLADAIRFAGDFKSSAYSENITLKRSNGRQFEVHTVDKADFKNFVMQDGDELTVGEVVKSFSNRVEIQGAVQRPGMFALTDKLSTVKQLIDKAEGVRGDAFLTRTQITRTLPDSSKQMVAVDLYALLNNKIGDVALENKDVLYIPSIYDLQKEFTVTIKGAVDSAATYPFRKDMTVEDLIVMAGGLKYEASLQQIEIARRIRDPYSLKPTDKAAEVFSFSIDDKLSISPEAKRFALAPYDEVYVRVSPGYEKQCNVTIRGEVVFRGDYVLSNKSQRLSEVITKAGGLTPQAYIKGARLLRKMTHDDSVRVISLVKLASRNSSKKDTIDIKKLDIGSEYFVGIDLEKAMSNAGSEYDVVLKEDDVIEVPQFSNTVRISGAVLYPNTVTYRKSVSLREYVSMAGGYDDGAKKRKAFVIYMNGTAARKKFWSSPRIEPGCEIVVPTKPERKGATAGEILGYSSSLASIAAMIATIISVTK; encoded by the coding sequence ATGATGATAGTACGAAGACTTTCCTCTCTTCTTCTGGCAACAATTGGACTTACGTTGCTCTCTTTATCTGCCAATTCGCAGAATATATCACCCGACATGGTTGAAAAGGCTCGTGCAGTTGGTGTTTCGCAACAGCAAATTGATGCTGCCATGAAGCAACAACAAGGTTCTACAGGTTCGTCGGTTCCTGTAACTAAGGCTGTTGCTCCTAGTTCTGTTGATAGGAATGTGAAGGCTGATAGTATTTATAGAACAAATGAGAAAATGTCATCTTTTGTTGATGATGCCTCCAAAAAGAAAATTGTGTTTGGTCGAGAGATCTTTTCCCAAAAGAATCTTACGTTTGCTCCAAACATGAATCTTGCTACGCCTAAGAATTACCGATTAGGTGCTGGTGATGAACTTATGATTAATATCTATGGTGCATCGGAAGATAATATTGCACAAAAGATAAGTGCCGACGGACGCGTAGTTATTCCTAATATTGGACCAGTATCCTTAGCTGGTTTGACCATCGAAGGAGCCGAGAGTAAGCTGCGCTTAACAATGTCTAGGATTTATTCGGGATTGAACGGTGGTGGTACTCACCTGACACTCTCGCTTCGCAATATTCGCAGTATTAAGGTGAATATGGTTGGCGAAGTGGTAGCACCTGGTACCTATACACTTCCTTCGTTGGCAACTCTGTTTAATGCGTTGTATGCTGCAGGAGGTGTTAACGATATAGGATCGTTGCGTAGCATTAAGGTGTACCGTGGTAGCCACATGGTTGGCGAACTCGATGTGTACGACTACCTGCTTAACGGAAAGTTTGGTTCTAATGTCCGCTTAGAGGACAATGATATGGTGGTTGTTTCGCCATACGATAAGCTGGTTACAATCGAAGGTAACGTTAAGCGTCCTCGTATCTTTGAAATGAAAAAGGGTGAAACGCTTGCCGATGCTATTCGATTTGCTGGTGATTTTAAGTCTTCGGCCTACTCTGAGAATATTACGTTAAAGCGAAGCAATGGCCGTCAATTTGAGGTGCATACTGTTGATAAGGCAGATTTTAAGAATTTTGTCATGCAGGATGGTGATGAGTTAACTGTTGGCGAGGTGGTAAAATCGTTTAGTAATAGGGTGGAGATACAAGGAGCCGTGCAACGCCCTGGTATGTTTGCCCTAACAGATAAACTCTCTACCGTAAAACAGCTTATTGATAAGGCTGAAGGTGTTCGTGGTGATGCATTTCTTACCCGTACTCAAATAACCCGTACGCTTCCTGACTCGTCGAAGCAGATGGTTGCGGTTGATTTATACGCTTTACTTAACAATAAAATAGGTGATGTGGCGCTCGAAAACAAGGATGTGCTCTACATTCCTTCGATATACGATCTGCAAAAGGAGTTTACTGTAACCATAAAGGGTGCTGTTGATAGCGCCGCTACCTATCCTTTCCGTAAGGATATGACGGTTGAAGACCTTATTGTTATGGCAGGTGGATTGAAGTACGAAGCTTCGCTACAGCAAATCGAGATTGCCCGCCGTATTAGAGATCCATATTCGCTAAAGCCTACCGATAAGGCTGCCGAGGTATTCTCCTTTAGCATAGACGATAAGTTATCGATATCGCCAGAGGCAAAACGCTTTGCTTTGGCACCTTACGATGAGGTTTACGTACGGGTTTCGCCAGGATATGAGAAGCAATGTAATGTTACCATAAGGGGTGAAGTTGTATTTAGGGGTGACTACGTGCTGTCGAATAAAAGTCAGCGACTTAGCGAAGTTATTACTAAGGCGGGAGGCTTAACTCCACAGGCGTACATAAAGGGTGCCCGACTACTAAGAAAAATGACCCACGATGATTCGGTAAGGGTGATTTCTCTGGTAAAGCTTGCTTCACGTAACTCTTCAAAGAAGGATACTATAGATATTAAGAAACTAGATATTGGCTCTGAATATTTTGTGGGTATCGATCTCGAAAAGGCCATGAGTAATGCAGGATCGGAATACGATGTGGTGCTTAAGGAGGACGATGTTATTGAGGTGCCTCAGTTTAGCAACACGGTTCGTATAAGTGGAGCGGTGCTATATCCAAATACTGTTACCTACCGAAAGAGTGTGAGCCTACGCGAATACGTTAGCATGGCTGGGGGGTACGACGATGGTGCCAAGAAGAGAAAAGCATTCGTTATATATATGAACGGTACCGCAGCTCGAAAGAAGTTCTGGAGTTCTCCACGAATTGAACCTGGTTGCGAAATTGTAGTACCTACCAAACCCGAACGTAAGGGGGCCACTGCTGGCGAAATATTAGGCTACAGCTCTTCGTTAGCCTCCATTGCGGCAATGATTGCTACGATTATTAGTGTGACTAAGTAG
- a CDS encoding four helix bundle protein codes for MTHKDLDVWKLSMGLVVDVYQLTDGLPKSETFGLTSQVRRAVVSVPSNIAEGAARKNLKEYIQFLYVALGSISEVDTQLKLILRLGFAEISPELLDKIEHVKKMLLNLIKVLKEKDVRR; via the coding sequence ATGACACATAAAGATTTAGATGTTTGGAAGTTATCAATGGGTTTGGTCGTAGATGTTTACCAATTAACGGATGGTCTGCCTAAATCCGAAACTTTTGGTTTGACATCGCAAGTACGTAGAGCCGTTGTGTCAGTTCCTTCTAATATAGCAGAAGGTGCTGCGAGGAAGAATTTAAAAGAATATATACAATTTCTTTATGTGGCTTTAGGTTCGATTTCAGAGGTAGATACTCAATTGAAATTAATATTAAGACTTGGTTTTGCAGAAATTTCTCCTGAACTCCTCGATAAAATAGAGCATGTAAAGAAAATGCTATTGAACCTAATTAAAGTGTTGAAAGAAAAAGATGTTAGACGTTAG
- a CDS encoding Wzz/FepE/Etk N-terminal domain-containing protein encodes MTNTPNNQQPQIETSPTKKSGEIEIDLLELARNLWDNRKFILKVTSIFAAIGLFVAIFSAKEYTSSVTMVPQLGDGKSKAGGLAGLAAMAGVNLGDMGGGDVLSPTIYPKIMASVPFQKDLMYTKVKFDNIPHEITLYDYYTNEDYQPFNLFVSIKKYTIGLPVVIIKAVKGEISEKGVGNRVSKYLRLSQKEDAIAKLLSSKVSLAINEKEGTLNLTANMPEALASTQVVEAARLLLQKYITDFKVDKVKQNLDFIQQRYNEAKASFEQKQMQLAAFKDGNRNVILASAQTTGDRINAEYTLLYSVYSELAKQLEQAKIKVKDATPVLTVVEPAVVPNIKSKPNRPMILVVYSFLGFFFGVVGVFIISFLYKVNGGKFEKLMRKTLKH; translated from the coding sequence ATGACCAATACTCCAAACAACCAACAACCCCAAATTGAAACCTCGCCGACCAAGAAATCCGGCGAAATAGAAATCGATCTTCTGGAACTTGCTCGTAATCTATGGGATAACCGTAAGTTTATTCTTAAGGTAACTTCAATATTTGCTGCAATAGGGCTTTTTGTGGCTATATTCTCGGCAAAGGAGTACACCAGTAGCGTTACTATGGTTCCTCAGTTAGGCGATGGTAAAAGCAAGGCTGGTGGCTTGGCTGGTTTGGCTGCAATGGCAGGGGTTAACCTTGGTGATATGGGTGGTGGCGATGTCCTATCTCCAACCATCTACCCCAAAATAATGGCCAGCGTGCCATTCCAAAAGGATTTAATGTACACCAAGGTAAAGTTCGACAACATACCACACGAAATTACCCTTTATGACTACTATACCAACGAAGACTACCAACCGTTTAACCTGTTTGTTTCGATAAAGAAGTACACGATTGGGTTGCCGGTGGTAATAATAAAAGCAGTGAAAGGAGAGATTAGTGAGAAGGGAGTAGGGAATAGGGTGTCGAAATATTTGAGACTTTCTCAAAAGGAAGACGCTATAGCAAAACTACTGTCTTCGAAGGTTTCGTTGGCAATAAACGAAAAAGAGGGAACGTTAAATCTTACAGCCAATATGCCAGAGGCATTGGCTTCCACTCAGGTGGTGGAGGCTGCACGTTTGCTGCTGCAAAAGTATATAACAGACTTTAAGGTGGATAAGGTAAAGCAAAACCTCGACTTTATACAGCAGCGCTACAACGAGGCTAAGGCTAGTTTCGAGCAAAAGCAGATGCAGCTGGCAGCATTTAAAGATGGGAACCGTAATGTTATATTGGCCTCTGCTCAAACAACAGGCGATCGTATTAATGCTGAATATACCCTTCTATATAGCGTTTACTCGGAGTTGGCTAAGCAACTGGAGCAGGCTAAAATTAAGGTAAAGGATGCTACCCCGGTGTTAACTGTGGTTGAACCTGCGGTTGTGCCGAACATAAAAAGTAAGCCTAATAGACCAATGATTCTTGTCGTTTATTCCTTTTTAGGATTCTTTTTTGGGGT